The nucleotide window AGAGCCTATATATAACCATCATTGTTTTTGCTTAGTTTGAAAGAGAtctttttttctattattttgattaTCTTGTTTATGTCTGCTATTGATTGGCATGCAGTTACATGCGCCCGGAGACTGCTCAAGGCATTTTTGTCAACTTTAAGGACTTGTACTATTATAATGGAAATAAGCTTCCTTTTGCTGCTGCACAGATTGGtcaagcttttagaaatgaggTTAAAAGGCCATATCTTACTGTTGCCTTTATTTTTCTGATGCATAACCTGATCATATTTGTATATTTTCTAGTATCTATTTGGCAAAAATTATAATTTGAAGACTTTGGATTATTGCATCTGATGACTTCTGAAGGTGGGAGGGTGAATAAGTAGTTATCTAGGCACTAAAATTTCTCcacatataataataaaaatgagatttatagCTAGGTGTTCTTTTTCCATAGAAATCATGACTTAGCAAAAATACTTCGTATGTTGAAACTTTGAGATGCTAATATATTTTGTGTAGTTGTATTATTCTCTCTTCATATTCTAAGGACAATGTAGAGTGTATGACCTAAGAGCTTTCAGGGCTTAGGTACCATGCCTTAGGGATAAAGCTTATTGCTATAATTTAGTAAAAATACAATATGAAACTCAAGCTTTCTAAATTTATTTAACCTCTTTAATTAACTCATAGATGGAGCATGTTTATGTTCAAAACGATGTTTGCTTTTTTGGTATATGCAGATCTCACCACGTCAAGGTCTCCTGAGAGTCCGTGAATTTACACTGGCTGAGATTGAGCATTTTGTTGACCCGGAGGATAAATCTCATCCAAAATTTCCTGATGTTGCAAACTTGGAGTTCTTGATGTTCCCGAGAGAAGATCAGGTTTCTGGAAGATCAGCTAGGAGAATACGTATTGGTGAAGCAGTTGTCCAGGTTAGATAAATTCAACGATTAACTTCTCGGTTTCTTCCTGCTCCCCTGTATAAATCCTCTAATTCCATTATACATGTTTGATTGAGTCATCACTGTTGCTTCTGCAGGGAATTGTCAACAATGAAACTCTTGGATATTTCATAGGGAGAGTATATCTATTTCTTACTCATCTTGGTATTGACAAAGACCGGCTACGGTTTCGTCAACATCTTGCAAACGAAATGGCACATTATGCTGCAGACTGTTGGGATGCTGAAATTGAATGCTCTTATGGATGGATTGAGTGTGTTGGTATAGCTGATAGATCTGCGTATGACTTGCGTGCTCACACGGTGAGGCTTACATAAAATAGCCACATACTGttaattttttatattcttcAACCCACTCACATATGGTACTTCATCAGTTGCTTGGTGTTTCCACATTCACTATTTTCTTCTTTCAGTATCTATCTGTTAACTTATGGTTCACCTAGCGTTTCATGCAACACGAGCATAATTTTTTCTTAGTATACTATCCTACACTGAACTAAGTCACCCATTGCAGGATAAGAGTGGTGTGCCTCTAGTAGCCCATGAAAAGTTTCCAGAGCCCAGGGAAGTAGAGGTGTCTCTCTTTCTTTCAACCTGTGCACAAGAGATTGCTGTCTATAATCTAACCCTGAATAAAATACGTAAAACATGCTTACTAGCTTAATGTGTTATCTCTATTTTCAGAAGCTTATTATAACTCCAGCTAAAAAGGAGTTAGGTCTTGCTTTTAAGGGTAACCAAAAGATGGTTGTTGAAGCACTGGAGGTACACAGCAGTATTGCATCAGTTTACTCGTTTATGCCCTTCATGTGAGGGTTAAATTAATAAGATTATTGTTTGCTTCTGTCTCAAGGCTATGGGtgaaaaagaagcaatggaaatgAAAGCAACATTGGAGTCTAAGGGGGAGGCCGAATTTCATGTTTGCACCCTCGACAGGGCTGTCACTATAAACAAGAATATGGTGTCCATCTCTAAGGAAATGAAGAAGGAACACCAGAGGGTTTTCACTCCATCAGTCATTGAACCATCTTTTggtattgggaggataatatacTGCCTCTATGAGCATTCTTTCAACACAAGACCTAGCAGAGATGGTGATGAACAAATGAATTTTTTCAGCTTCCCTCCTATTGTAGCTCCTATAAAATGCACTGTGTTCCCATTGGTTCAGAATCAACAATATGAGGAAGTTGCCAGACAAATTGCTAGGTCGCTGACTGCCTATGGGATCTCGTATAAGATCGATATAACAGGTAAGCTCGGCCTCGAGAGTTATTCGAAGCACTAGCTTTGGCCACAATAATGTTAAGTTCTGAGTAAGTCACAATTTTTCTCTctaattccccttaaaatctacctggaTCAAGGgtgttttaatatttatttcCATCCCTTTCATAATCATTACATCTCACCCGTCTACTCATTTTACCACTTCTGGAGTAAATAAGTTGAACTTTAAGCTGCTTGCTAATTATTTTCTTATCCTTTCTCTTTGGACAGTGATAAGAAATATTGACATGTCAACATTACTTAAAATTCGTAAGAAAATGTGCTTTCTACTTTGTCCTAAAATGAACATACATAGGTTAATCAAATTCCAACATTGGTTGCAAATTGGGTTAAAGTTTACTGGGGAATTGCAGCCAAGGGTGTGACCTAGTAGTCGATGAAGGGGGAATGAGAGATTAGGCTTTGAATCCCACCGTAGGCAAAAAAGGTTGGTGATTATTCTCATCTGCCTAAGCATTAGTGAATAGAGTTACTCAATACTTTTGGTgtttgtggtccggcccttcccggaccccgcgcatagcgggagcttagtgcaccgggctgccctttaatACTTTTAGTGGTGGGAGATGTAAATAACCAATGGAATAGTCAAGGCGCATGAGCTGGCCTGGAACACCACTAGTATTAGAGAGAAGGGAGAAAATTCACCGGGGAATTATTGAGTTCACTACATgaattttaaacaaatattaagTTATTGTGTACACTCCTGACAACTACTGGGTTCACATGGTCTCAATGCAGAAATTTGAGTTTACTTCATCTTCCTTTTGATTTACCATGCACGAGGACTCCAATTTATCCTTGTGCTTGTATCCCATGCGGTACTGATCTCTATAGGATATATGGATTTACCATAACCTGAACATGTCTGCATCGATACACTGTTATCATATACTAATATGCTAAAGTTTACCTTGTATACCACTAGATTTTGACTGATGTAATATCTGGTGGGCATATCATCAGCATCCATATTAGCAATGATTACCTGTCTTTGTCATTGTGCTACaatatgtatattttgtttttttggttaATGCTTTCTTGCCTTTTACACTACTGTATTTCTTTTCTATAATGTTGTGATTTGCATGCTTGCTTGAAGTCGAGTGTCTACCGGAACAGCCTCTCTATCTGCATAAGGTAGGGGTGAAACTGCGTACAtaataccctccccagaccccctaTTTGTAGGAtaaactgggtttgttgttgtatgtatgtatattttgtttttggttttgatGGACCGGTGGTGCTTAAACTATTTGATACTTAGCTGTGgtccttttgattttatgatatAGGTACATCAATAGGGAAAAGGTATGCAAGAACAGATGAACTTGGGGTCCCCTTTGCCATTACAGTGGATTCAACATCCTCTGTGACAATCCGTGAAAGGGACAGCAAGCAGCAGATTCGCGTGAATGTGGACGAAGTAGCATCTGTTATTAAGGAGGTAACCGATGGTCCAAGCACTTGGGGTGATGTGTTGTGGAAATACCCTACTCATTCTTCTTGACCCCCATTGAGAATGTTTACTTAATAGCCTGAATTGTTTATCCGAGATTGATGCACCAATTTGGATGTACTATTCTAATTTGCATTGAAGCATCAGTAAACACATGCGACAACTTACTTGTACCTGCTACTTCGTGGTCTATTCTCATTCTCTTCTTGTGTCTTTGTCCAGTACTAAGCTATCTCTGTTTCCTAGGTGAATATTTACATGACAATAGTAGACATCAAGATTACCAAACCATTATATGTCACAAGTTCTAAACTTAAGCAGTTACAGAATTTGCAGAACTGAATTGAGGGACACCCATGTTATGCAGATATTTTCATCTCTAAGCCGAAAAGATTACATTACCAGTAGAACAAAGTAGGATGTAGATATAGGGGCAAAGTCAGAAAAGAGTAAACTGAGTACTCTACCCTCAACTTAGAAATGAGGGAGGTgatcaccaccaccaccaccaccagaaACCGAGCtagaagcagcagcagcagcagcattGCTCCGTTCAGAGTGGCAAAGCTGGCGGAGCTTGGTGGGAACATACCAAATGGCGAGTCGAGGATGTGCATTAAAGATGGTGTCGATATCCCAGCCTTGTCGAGCAGCTATGGCCACAAGGGGTTTGTAACATGCCTGTCTCCACGCCCCGACGTTCTCTCCTCGCTCCTTGAAAGCTCTTCTTAGCGCATTGGAGGCTTCCTCGTCAAGGCAATGAAGTGCGTAGCAATGCACGTAGTGTCGCATTTTTGGCTTGTTTATGTAGCTTGCCCCTGCCTTCTTCGCGTACCTGAACACCTGATTTGTTACCTGCAATTTTAAAACAATCGATCATTCAACGCCTGTCCATTTTCATTCGACGGGATAACATTACTGTAAGGTGATTATCTTTTGCACCTTAATTATTTCAAAAGACAAAATACGTTAGTTTGATAATTGCTTTTCGTAATTTTAATTGCCAAAAGCTAACTTCATATTGTTGATTTTGGACGGAGAGTACTAAAGGATTGCTTAGTTAATGAACAACATATGGTGGAACAGTAACACCACTTAGGTTACAGTGAGAAGAGTTCATGATTcccaaacaaaaaaatattactggCAGCATTCACGAGTCGCTAGTTTAACTCTCCCTCGGAGACAAGGACAAAAGTGTCACGCATGGTTGCCCCCGTCCTTTCTTCTATCAGTCTCACCCAACAAGATAGGGCATAAATAAGCGCCTAGGGACAAAAAGACCATATTCCCttcggttcacaataagtgaccaatttgcttttagcacgcccattaagaaaatattaaattctatacaaaaatacctactatgactaaactacccctaattaaatatttaatgtgaggagtaagaaaactttttagggatatgtGCATAGGGgttattttgtaaaaacaaattgaattctttcttgattacataactggccacttattttgaaccaaaataaaaaagcaaattgatcacttattgtgaAGCGGAGGGAGTACATGGTTGCCCCCGTTCTTTCTTTCTATCAGTCTCACCCGGCAAGATAGGGCTGAGCCCAAAAAGGTAAGTGCCTAGGGGCAAAAAGACCATACATGGGCGCCCCATCCTTTAGGAATTTTTACGTTCATATGCCATATAGTAAACAACATTACCCTCTATtcttaatttttaatataattaccttttatatacctaattaccatttatgtacattttaagggTTTTAATGGTATTAATTAGTCTCCTAATTTAACTCTACCGTATATTCCCACTCCCTCCAAATTTCTCTCTCCAAATCTCACTCCCTCACCCACGTATCAAACCACACCCCACAATTTCCTCTTCAATCACCCATTATTTCCTCTTCTAAAACCAGCAAAAATTTGTAATCCGTCCACCAttaaccattaaaaagctttgaagcaaagaattgaaaattctctctacgtctctctctatctctcaatcccaaatttcagtaatataaagcaaaggaaaagagagcagcaattccactatTGACAACCACTAAAAAGctttaaagctttgaattttaatttgggttttcaaaaatcattatttgttaggattaggtgttgttgcaaataattgggaatatggtttggagtttatatatcaattttgaggggttttagtgaagattagacttggttttggctgaatttcaaattgaaactcgaagaagaagaagacttgacatacattatattacagaaattgtagtaaaattgtagaaaattgtaaaaaaattattctgttgtttatttatttttcttttatacatttaactattgtatgaaagttgaacaacattgtataaaaattatatttaagttgtatgatattgtagttgtatataactgagtagaaataatgtacgaaaattgtagataagttgtataatatataattagttgtatgaaatttgtttttactatgtataaatcaaatacaaaatatacaaaagacatattgtataaagtttgtatttaagttgtatgtaattgtagttgtatttaaccgGGTAAAAATAGTATGTGAAAGTTATAAATAAATTGTATAATACagtatataattagttgtatgaaatttatttttactatgtataaattatatacaaaatatacaaaagacatattgtataaaatttgtataaaaattgtatttaagtggtattatattgtagttgtatataattgaatagaaataatatatgaaaattgtagataagttgtataatatataattagttgtatgaaatttatttttactatgtataaatcaaatataaaatatacaaaagaaatattgtataaaaattgtatttaagtggtatcatattgtagttgtatataactgagtagaaataatttatgaaaattgtagataaagaAAAATTGGGATGGGATATAAACAATACGAGGTTAAAAATCAACACTAATTTTGAAAGAAATGTTTTGCGAATATCTGGTAATGATTATGTGGTCTAACTCTTACATTTCTTCATGCGGtgtttgttttaaaatacttttaaaaagaTTGTGGaatcattttctaatttttttttttgtgaaaaagcTGTTTTTGcaaaagaataattttttttgaaaaaatcttcTTCAAATATCTGAAGatatttttgttccttttcttGTCTGACTCAAGAGAACAAACTCTTTAAACTTATTTGTACACTAAAGAATAATTGCTGCACTGAAGAATAAGTAACGACTAAATTTCATTGGTTTCCTTGACATAATTTTTTCTGTTCATCCGAAATAAAATATTGTGATTTGGTAACTTATACACCTAATGAATTTAACAGTGATTACCGAATATTAAGGTGGAAGAAACATAAGGAAAGAGAAgaggaggaaaaaaaaaaggaaaatggtgtaactaaatcccttaattaaaggcactcataatggattgagagccttttaaggtggaatgtatatattttgtaaacaaaacttgtATAGGTAGGGTAATTTACTAAACATGAATAATTAGGGTAATATAGTTTACTATATgacataggaatgtaaaaattctcaTCCTTTATGTCTATTACTCTCACCCAacaaagttgttgtcatgtgaccaagaggtcacgagttcgagctaTGAAAATAATCTCTTGCAAAAATACAAGATAAGGCTGCGTACGATAGACGATTGTGATCCGATCTTTCCGTGGACCCCGAGGATAGCATAAGCTTAGTGTACCGGACAGTCTTTTTACTCTCACCCAGCAAAATATGTCTAGGCGAAACAAGTAAGCGCCTAATATGAGCCTTATTTATTAAAATCAAGCTTTAACTCTctaaaaaaactaaaaactaaaatGGATAAGAAAATAGAGTTTTATTCCTAATTCGCGAAAAAAAAACACGTTGCTAGTTTTATGTCATTTCTAACGTTGGTCAATGTGTAGAACTTCGATGTGGCAAGGACAAGCTTACAGGTGGAACCACTTGAGTAAAAGTACAAGAGGAGTACTGGGCCGAGGGAGAAATTCATTAAGCTTTATTATGGTTCAGCCCATCAATTCCGTACCTTAGCTGTCGAATTCTCTTCCGGACAACTAATGGTTTCCTTGACCCAATTAACGAGGTCTTCTGAACCCACATTCATTTTTACGCCCAACCTTTTCCCAACAACTACTACCTAAGTTTTTATAtccttccaaaaataaaaataaaaagaattcatGTACTAAGCTCCATTTATTGTATAAAGCCAATatattttagtaattaaataCAAAAATTATTGTTGCTTCTTCCTATCTTTATCGACTATCGGAACCAATCTGTCCTCCTATAGGTAAGAGTAAGTTTTGTATACAAACTAGACCTTACTGGTGTAACTTCactaaatttattattattgtaattaaataaatacaaaatttaaataacaGTTAGAAGTTATAAAAGTGAGACTTATATGACATTTAGTGGGTTAGGAGCACGAGAGCAAGATAGGAGTATTTTATTAGTCTGATGAATTCAAATATCAATTAGATATTCTTTTAAATATACTTTACAAGATAGAAAAACATAAAATTTTTATACGTATATCAGTttcataattaaaaatatatcttCATAAAAAAAATGTATAACTGTATTGATAGAAAATAGAAGATTTGTGTTTATGTTAAGGAATCCAAATAACAAAAGATGTGTCAATAAATTACTTAGTATAACGAATAGGAATGATCTTTTACCTTGTGGAAATAGTTAAGTGGCGtaaattgtgaaaaaaaaaaaggaaagagaaaagaaagtgaCCTTAGTGGGGCATTTTTCACCACGTTCCTTGGCAATATTCTGAACTTGGATCAAGAAATCCCGGCATTGCTCATAGAGGTGGAACAAGTAATCCAAGCCGTTCTTTTTCCCACGCGCCACCTCACCTGGCTCCGTCACGATAAATGGATGCTCCCTTTGCCTCTCGCTTATTCCTCCACTGGCGTCGTTAATGTTCCAGTCATCTTCTTGACCTTCCTCcgtttcttcatcctcctccgccGACGCTCCTCCCCTTTTCTCCCTCCCCGCCGCCAccaccttcttcctcctcctttgtTTCATTCTCCCACCGCCAGCTGCCGCCACCACTTCCCATGTCGTCCCCCCTCCGCCACTTCCCACTGCTTCTCTCTCTTGCTGCTGCACTGGTTCCTCAGACAACCCTACTTCACCATATATATGATAGATACATACAAATTGAGAACTTATATTATGTGAAGAAAAAAGTGCCAGTCTTACCTATACCTTTTTACTTCTACACACGTTTAAAAATCGTCATAACTCGTTAATGAGTACATACAAAATATATCTAATTACTCCCAATGTCTCATTTCATGTGACAGAACATAAGGTCAAAACACTTGGTACTAATTTTCATGTgtatttgaatatttattttttataaaattgaaataaaaatataaattcaatttGAGTGAGAATCATagttaacaattcaaaatatctATAAAGACTTCGAGAAAattgtaataaataaaattatttaactcTCAAAGTAGGGTAGTAATGTCACATAAAAATGAAGTAGAGATAGTCAAATATGGAATGTGCAACAAGAACCCTAATACCTTATAGTTGCTTGGTTGCATGCATCcgtaaaaataaattattttcctaTAGCTAGGCTCGTGGGTTCGTGTTCAATATAACAGTGGTTCCACAAGAATCATGCTATTTCTAAAAAGTTACGCATGTTATTATCTACTAAAAATACGTCAATTAACTTCAAATTGTTCGTTCACTAGCTATTCTTAAACATTTAAATACCAACTACGTTCAATTTGATCTTAGAAATCACTCGAACTGATGATACATTCATATGTCCAAGTGCAAATATATACTCTAGTTATACTGTTAATTCAAAAAATCAATGCATATATAAAATAACAGGGGTGCGAAGGAGgtttcaaattcaaagaaaaacaacctTCTTGTGAGAGAGCGTCAAGGGCATTAGTTCCACCATCAGACAGAAGGTGGCCACGCCGCCGCAGTTCTTCCTCCTCAAGCCTCCGCCGTTCCGCCCTGATTGCAGCTTTGATACCGTACCTTTCTCCGACGAGTAGTTCCCATCTGAAAATCTGTGAAAGGCTATTCATCATATCATCAAGTTCCTCATCTTTCATGTCCAATAGAGTGTTCACCGTAAAACCTAACTCCGCTATTTTAGCAGCAGTGTAATATCTTATACCGTAAGCTTGAAATAACTCCTCTAGTCC belongs to Nicotiana tabacum cultivar K326 chromosome 6, ASM71507v2, whole genome shotgun sequence and includes:
- the LOC107764895 gene encoding glycine--tRNA ligase, mitochondrial 1-like is translated as MDPAQEAQNREAFRQAVINTLERRLFYIPSFKIYRGVAGLYDYGPPGCAVKSNVLSFWRQHFVLEENMLEVDCPCVTPEVVLKASGHVDKFTDLMVKDEKTGTCYRADHLLKDFCKDKLERDPNLPAEKAAEFKHVLAVLDDLSAEELGAKIKDYGITAPDTRNPLSAPYPFNLMFQTSIGPSGISPGYMRPETAQGIFVNFKDLYYYNGNKLPFAAAQIGQAFRNEISPRQGLLRVREFTLAEIEHFVDPEDKSHPKFPDVANLEFLMFPREDQVSGRSARRIRIGEAVVQGIVNNETLGYFIGRVYLFLTHLGIDKDRLRFRQHLANEMAHYAADCWDAEIECSYGWIECVGIADRSAYDLRAHTDKSGVPLVAHEKFPEPREVEKLIITPAKKELGLAFKGNQKMVVEALEAMGEKEAMEMKATLESKGEAEFHVCTLDRAVTINKNMVSISKEMKKEHQRVFTPSVIEPSFGIGRIIYCLYEHSFNTRPSRDGDEQMNFFSFPPIVAPIKCTVFPLVQNQQYEEVARQIARSLTAYGISYKIDITGTSIGKRYARTDELGVPFAITVDSTSSVTIRERDSKQQIRVNVDEVASVIKEVTDGPSTWGDVLWKYPTHSS
- the LOC107774346 gene encoding floricaula/leafy homolog 2 is translated as MDPEAFSASLFKWDPRGAMPPPTRLLEAAVAPPPPPPALPPPQPLSAAYSIKTRELGGLEELFQAYGIRYYTAAKIAELGFTVNTLLDMKDEELDDMMNSLSQIFRWELLVGERYGIKAAIRAERRRLEEEELRRRGHLLSDGGTNALDALSQEGLSEEPVQQQEREAVGSGGGGTTWEVVAAAGGGRMKQRRRKKVVAAGREKRGGASAEEDEETEEGQEDDWNINDASGGISERQREHPFIVTEPGEVARGKKNGLDYLFHLYEQCRDFLIQVQNIAKERGEKCPTKVTNQVFRYAKKAGASYINKPKMRHYVHCYALHCLDEEASNALRRAFKERGENVGAWRQACYKPLVAIAARQGWDIDTIFNAHPRLAIWYVPTKLRQLCHSERSNAAAAAASSSVSGGGGGGDHLPHF